A window of Brachybacterium fresconis contains these coding sequences:
- a CDS encoding FtsK/SpoIIIE domain-containing protein, which translates to MRIKLTLRRPEDRLTDLEVTADATASVADVANALYLADPLRDDVDPPEGLTLQVQDPGAGPGANGLRSLEREIDLIQAGLRSGSVVSIARSSQEYATRSESRGAAVALMRVLSGPEAGREFPLPSGSSVVGREGDLDIRISDPMLSKRHARINVGESIEIVDLESSNGVVIGGEQVQRAVIGPADTVLIGQTTFSVIALHRLGGTAPSSPVVEFNRSPRVVPRFPYRPLKSPTPPKEPNPQFFPIFMMFAPLLMGGLMFSITRSPFSLMFVFMMPMMATAGYLNRKFQQKKQLEQQIKNFEDGLASLKRRVTAAQDLERAVRLVETPSAADTVDAAFRLGRLLWTHRPEHSAFATVRLGLGVAESRVGIEMPAENDAIPMYYDMLDDMHEEYKMIAGVPISAQLRYAGNIGVAGGGQEADGVARGLVTQMFSLHSPAEMAIAGITSRSSRGMWEWLKWLPHTSSPHSPLPGDHLADTPGRCTSLLARIEELISQRSEDAPAALRTPMTTDITAEPEIPPEPITPNLVVVIEDDAPVDRARLVRIAERGPDVGVHVIWCASNIAALPAACRTYVAVEEAVEGASAGHVRLGERFYPVAVETVSVEVAAGVARHLSPVVDAGVPIDDDSDLPRAISYLKLGGMAMAEDPGYIIERWKENNSLTPRDGSEPQRLKHDANLRGLIGHNGQDAYHLDLRTNGPHALVGGTTGAGKSEFLQAWVMGMATAHSPDRVTFLFVDYKGGAAFADAIELPHAVGLVTDLSQHLVRRALTSLRAELQYREHLLNRKKAKDLVSLERTGDPETPPSLIIIVDEFAALAKEIPEFVDGVVDVAARGRSLGLHLILATQRPAGVIKDNLRANTNLRIALRMADEADSKDILGDKMAAHFDPSIPGRAAAKTGPGRIATFQTGYAGGWTTDEPERARIDIVEKDFGTGEQWDIPAPVTKEVADPGPNDISRVVHTVIGAAEQAGVPVPRKPWLSELADAYDLSRLPTRRTDEELLMGVMDVPEDQAQPTVSYYPDRDGNMAIYGTGGSGKSTTLRTIAISAASTVRGGPVHVYGLDFGASGLTMLEELPHVGSIVGGDDEERVIRLLRTLRAMIDDRARDFAEVRAGSVAEYRELSGSPDVPRILLLVDGMAAFREAYDYSNLSKWFTAFVQIATDGRQVGVHVIVTGDRPSAIPTSLGSSIQRRLIHRMSNIDDYAGFGEPKDVLDGSSPAGRAILAGHEMQVAVHGGDANVAIQSREVSKLARAMRRAGVPEAPEIRRLPERVEFSQLRGVVDGRPVLGLADETLAEIAYEPRGAFMVSGPMGSGRTTAMLTIASGLKAMETPMRLVRFSSRRTPLTGLPVWDVEGSDPETVRELAAQLRRTIESGAVGEGRLALFIDGVADFTGSGVENDLDKLIRACTREGQFVVGENESASWSQAYVLAQPFKAGRRGLLLQPGDMDGDSLLGTSLGRIRRADFPAGRGFLIHSGRAMKLQVAQITG; encoded by the coding sequence ATGCGCATCAAGCTCACGCTGCGCAGGCCCGAGGACCGGCTGACGGATCTCGAGGTCACGGCCGACGCCACGGCGTCCGTGGCCGATGTGGCCAATGCGCTGTACCTGGCCGATCCGCTGCGCGACGACGTCGACCCCCCGGAGGGCCTGACCCTGCAGGTCCAGGACCCCGGCGCCGGGCCGGGGGCCAACGGTCTGCGGTCCCTGGAGCGTGAGATCGACCTGATCCAGGCCGGCCTGCGCTCCGGCAGCGTCGTCTCGATCGCGCGCTCATCCCAGGAGTACGCCACCCGCTCCGAATCCCGCGGGGCGGCGGTCGCCCTGATGAGAGTGCTCTCCGGACCCGAAGCGGGGCGCGAGTTCCCCCTGCCCAGCGGCTCGAGCGTCGTCGGCCGCGAAGGCGACCTCGACATCCGCATCTCCGACCCGATGCTCTCGAAGCGCCACGCCCGCATCAACGTCGGCGAGTCGATCGAGATCGTCGACCTGGAATCCTCCAACGGCGTCGTGATCGGCGGTGAGCAGGTCCAGCGCGCCGTGATCGGTCCCGCCGACACGGTCCTGATCGGCCAGACCACGTTCTCGGTGATCGCCCTGCACCGGTTGGGCGGCACCGCGCCGAGCTCCCCGGTGGTGGAGTTCAACCGCTCCCCGCGCGTGGTGCCCCGCTTCCCGTATCGGCCGCTGAAGTCCCCGACGCCGCCGAAGGAACCGAATCCGCAGTTCTTCCCGATCTTCATGATGTTCGCCCCGCTCCTCATGGGCGGGCTCATGTTCTCGATCACCCGGAGTCCCTTCTCGCTCATGTTCGTGTTCATGATGCCGATGATGGCCACCGCCGGGTACCTCAACCGCAAGTTCCAGCAGAAGAAGCAGCTCGAGCAGCAGATCAAGAACTTCGAGGACGGACTGGCCTCCCTGAAGCGGCGGGTCACCGCGGCCCAGGACCTCGAGCGGGCGGTGCGACTGGTCGAGACGCCCTCGGCGGCCGACACGGTCGATGCCGCATTCCGGCTGGGCCGTCTGCTGTGGACGCACCGCCCCGAGCACAGCGCCTTCGCCACGGTGCGCCTCGGCCTCGGCGTGGCGGAATCCCGCGTGGGCATCGAGATGCCGGCGGAGAACGATGCGATCCCCATGTACTACGACATGCTCGACGACATGCATGAGGAGTACAAGATGATCGCGGGGGTGCCGATCTCCGCTCAGCTGCGCTACGCCGGGAACATCGGCGTCGCCGGGGGCGGTCAGGAGGCCGACGGGGTGGCCCGCGGCCTCGTCACCCAGATGTTCTCCCTGCACTCGCCGGCGGAGATGGCGATCGCCGGGATCACCTCGCGCTCCAGCCGCGGCATGTGGGAGTGGCTGAAGTGGCTGCCGCACACCTCGAGCCCGCACTCCCCGCTGCCCGGCGATCATCTGGCCGACACCCCCGGCCGCTGCACCTCCCTGCTCGCCCGGATCGAGGAGCTGATCTCCCAGCGCTCCGAGGACGCCCCGGCGGCGCTGCGCACCCCGATGACCACGGACATCACCGCGGAGCCGGAGATCCCGCCGGAGCCGATCACGCCGAACCTCGTGGTGGTGATCGAGGACGACGCCCCCGTCGACCGTGCCCGCCTGGTGCGCATCGCCGAGCGCGGTCCCGACGTCGGCGTGCACGTGATCTGGTGCGCCTCCAACATCGCGGCGCTGCCCGCCGCCTGCCGCACCTACGTCGCCGTGGAGGAGGCCGTGGAAGGCGCCAGCGCCGGACACGTGCGCCTGGGGGAGCGGTTCTACCCGGTGGCCGTGGAGACCGTCTCCGTCGAGGTGGCCGCGGGCGTCGCCCGCCACCTCTCCCCGGTGGTCGACGCGGGCGTGCCGATCGACGACGACTCGGACCTGCCCCGCGCGATCTCCTATCTCAAGCTCGGCGGCATGGCGATGGCCGAGGACCCCGGTTACATCATCGAGCGGTGGAAGGAGAACAACTCCCTGACCCCGCGGGACGGGTCGGAGCCGCAGCGGCTCAAGCACGACGCGAACCTGCGCGGCCTGATCGGCCACAACGGTCAGGACGCCTACCACCTCGACCTGCGCACCAACGGACCGCACGCTCTGGTGGGCGGCACCACCGGTGCCGGCAAGTCGGAGTTCCTGCAGGCCTGGGTGATGGGTATGGCCACCGCTCACAGCCCGGACCGGGTGACCTTCCTGTTCGTGGACTACAAGGGTGGTGCGGCCTTCGCCGACGCGATCGAGCTGCCCCATGCCGTGGGCCTGGTCACCGACCTCTCCCAGCACCTGGTGCGCCGCGCCCTGACCTCGCTGCGCGCCGAGCTGCAGTACCGCGAGCACCTGCTGAACCGGAAGAAGGCCAAGGACCTGGTGTCGCTGGAGCGCACGGGCGATCCCGAGACGCCGCCCAGCCTGATCATCATCGTGGACGAGTTCGCGGCGCTGGCCAAGGAGATCCCCGAATTCGTCGACGGCGTCGTCGACGTCGCCGCCCGTGGACGCTCGCTGGGGCTGCACCTGATCCTGGCCACCCAGCGCCCCGCCGGGGTCATCAAGGACAACCTGCGCGCCAACACCAACCTGCGCATCGCGCTGCGGATGGCCGACGAGGCCGATTCCAAGGACATCCTCGGGGACAAGATGGCCGCCCACTTCGACCCGAGCATCCCCGGCCGTGCCGCGGCCAAGACCGGCCCGGGTCGGATCGCGACCTTCCAGACCGGGTACGCGGGCGGCTGGACCACCGATGAGCCCGAGCGGGCGCGCATCGACATCGTCGAGAAGGATTTCGGCACCGGGGAGCAGTGGGACATCCCCGCCCCTGTCACCAAGGAGGTCGCGGACCCGGGACCCAATGACATCTCCCGCGTGGTCCACACCGTCATCGGCGCGGCCGAGCAGGCCGGGGTCCCCGTCCCGCGCAAACCCTGGTTGTCCGAACTCGCCGACGCCTACGACCTGTCGCGGCTGCCCACCCGGCGCACCGATGAAGAGCTGCTCATGGGCGTCATGGATGTCCCGGAGGATCAGGCCCAGCCGACCGTCTCCTATTACCCGGACCGGGACGGCAACATGGCCATCTACGGCACCGGCGGCTCCGGGAAGTCGACCACGCTGCGCACGATCGCGATCTCCGCGGCCTCGACGGTGCGCGGCGGCCCGGTCCACGTCTACGGCCTGGACTTCGGTGCCTCGGGCCTGACGATGCTCGAGGAGCTGCCGCACGTCGGCTCGATCGTCGGCGGCGACGACGAGGAGCGCGTGATCCGCCTGCTGCGCACCCTGCGCGCGATGATCGACGACCGGGCCCGGGACTTCGCCGAGGTCCGGGCCGGGTCGGTGGCCGAGTACCGAGAGCTCTCCGGCTCCCCGGACGTGCCGCGCATCCTGCTGCTGGTCGACGGGATGGCGGCCTTCCGCGAGGCCTACGACTACTCCAACCTCTCCAAGTGGTTCACGGCCTTCGTGCAGATCGCGACCGACGGCCGCCAGGTGGGCGTGCACGTGATCGTCACCGGTGATCGCCCCAGCGCGATCCCCACCTCGTTGGGATCCTCGATCCAGCGTCGACTCATCCACCGCATGTCCAACATCGATGATTACGCCGGGTTCGGCGAGCCCAAGGACGTGCTGGACGGCAGCTCGCCGGCCGGGCGCGCCATCCTGGCCGGACACGAGATGCAGGTGGCCGTCCACGGCGGTGACGCGAACGTGGCCATCCAGTCCCGGGAGGTCTCCAAGCTCGCCCGGGCCATGCGCCGGGCCGGGGTGCCCGAAGCCCCGGAGATCCGGCGCCTGCCCGAACGGGTGGAGTTCTCCCAGCTGCGAGGCGTGGTCGACGGTCGCCCCGTGCTGGGACTGGCCGACGAGACCCTCGCCGAGATCGCCTATGAGCCGCGCGGGGCGTTCATGGTCTCCGGTCCGATGGGATCGGGGCGCACCACCGCGATGCTGACCATCGCCTCGGGCCTGAAGGCGATGGAGACCCCGATGCGCCTGGTGCGGTTCTCCTCGCGCCGTACACCGTTGACCGGGCTGCCGGTCTGGGACGTGGAAGGATCGGACCCGGAGACCGTCCGCGAGCTCGCGGCGCAGCTGCGCCGGACCATCGAGTCCGGCGCGGTCGGCGAGGGGCGCCTGGCCCTGTTCATCGACGGGGTCGCCGACTTCACCGGCAGCGGCGTCGAGAACGACCTCGACAAGCTGATCCGGGCCTGCACCCGGGAGGGGCAGTTCGTCGTCGGCGAGAACGAGTCCGCGTCGTGGTCGCAGGCGTACGTGCTCGCCCAGCCGTTCAAGGCCGGCCGGCGCGGACTGCTGCTCCAGCCCGGGGACATGGACGGCGACTCGCTGCTGGGGACCAGCTTGGGGAGGATCCGTCGCGCGGACTTCCCCGCAGGCCGTGGATTCCTCATCCATAGCGGACGCGCCATGAAACTGCAGGTCGCACAGATCACCGGCTGA
- a CDS encoding serine/threonine-protein kinase: protein MSSRPPSPPPRLPGYEYEQILGSGGFADVFLYRQARPQRRVAIKVLLSNVLDDSVRRQFDAEANVMAQMSTHPSIVTIHQAEVSDDHRPYIVMEYCPRPNYGVRFRKERITVAEALRVGVQIAGAVETAHRAGILHRDIKPANILVTDYSRPALTDFGISIATAQGHEVEDSQGMSIPWSPPEFFADPPRADVRSDVFSLAATVYSLLAGRTPFERRGQRNTASDLIHRIAAEPLEALDRPDVPPELNRVLSIAMAKDPAGRYDTALAFGRGLQQVELALSLPVTQMDVLDDRGTPAMHSAEDDEMDMHTRIRKVATVDPETGTTGHGDRRRLDPFAGVAPALGAASPAGPGRASSASSSPGEATQLRPAGARMASGPAPLPPPQREPEEETPRTPAWPFVTLAAVLVVLVGVGATLGVRYFVAPEEKERATIEVNTPDAPREPPGKPTSVGVEQIAPAKEGGVTARAKVEWAYPADYEEGDHFQVYWKDLPENYEEFSGRRDVYGQNSTVLEIPPGIEDLCAEVVTVDENGGASGAVQACLEDG from the coding sequence ATGAGCAGTCGGCCGCCCTCGCCACCGCCGCGGCTGCCCGGCTACGAGTACGAGCAGATCCTCGGCTCGGGCGGTTTCGCGGACGTCTTCCTCTACCGCCAGGCACGCCCGCAGCGCCGGGTCGCGATCAAGGTGCTGCTCTCGAACGTGCTGGACGACTCGGTGCGCCGTCAGTTCGACGCCGAGGCCAACGTCATGGCGCAGATGTCGACCCACCCCTCGATCGTCACGATCCACCAGGCCGAGGTCTCCGACGACCATCGGCCGTACATCGTCATGGAGTACTGCCCGCGCCCGAACTACGGGGTGCGTTTCCGCAAGGAGCGGATCACCGTCGCCGAGGCGCTGCGGGTCGGCGTCCAGATCGCCGGGGCCGTGGAGACCGCGCATCGCGCCGGCATCCTGCATCGCGACATCAAACCGGCCAACATCCTGGTCACCGACTACAGCCGCCCTGCCCTGACCGATTTCGGGATCTCCATCGCCACCGCGCAGGGGCACGAGGTCGAGGACTCCCAGGGCATGTCCATCCCCTGGTCTCCTCCGGAGTTCTTCGCCGACCCGCCCCGCGCCGATGTGCGCAGCGACGTGTTCTCCCTGGCCGCGACCGTGTACTCGCTGCTGGCGGGCCGGACCCCGTTCGAGCGTCGAGGACAGCGCAACACCGCCTCCGACCTCATCCACCGCATCGCCGCGGAGCCGCTGGAGGCCCTGGACCGGCCCGACGTGCCCCCGGAGCTGAACCGGGTGCTGTCGATCGCGATGGCGAAGGATCCCGCCGGGCGCTACGACACCGCGCTCGCCTTCGGCCGCGGCCTGCAGCAGGTGGAGCTGGCGCTGTCGCTGCCGGTCACCCAGATGGACGTCCTCGACGACCGCGGCACCCCCGCGATGCACAGCGCCGAGGACGACGAGATGGACATGCACACCCGGATCCGGAAGGTCGCCACGGTCGACCCGGAGACGGGGACCACCGGACACGGCGACCGACGCCGACTGGACCCCTTCGCCGGGGTCGCCCCGGCGCTCGGGGCCGCTTCGCCGGCCGGGCCGGGCCGTGCGAGCTCGGCGTCCTCGTCCCCCGGGGAGGCGACCCAGCTGCGCCCCGCCGGAGCGCGGATGGCCTCCGGCCCCGCTCCGCTGCCACCGCCGCAGCGGGAGCCGGAGGAGGAGACACCGAGGACACCGGCCTGGCCGTTCGTCACCCTGGCCGCCGTCCTGGTCGTCCTGGTCGGCGTCGGGGCGACCCTGGGGGTGCGGTACTTCGTGGCTCCCGAGGAGAAGGAGCGGGCGACGATCGAGGTCAACACCCCCGATGCCCCGCGCGAACCACCGGGAAAGCCGACATCCGTCGGCGTCGAGCAGATCGCGCCCGCGAAGGAGGGCGGCGTCACGGCGCGCGCGAAGGTGGAGTGGGCGTATCCGGCGGACTACGAGGAGGGCGACCACTTCCAGGTGTACTGGAAGGACCTGCCCGAGAACTATGAGGAGTTCTCCGGGCGCAGGGACGTGTACGGACAGAACTCGACGGTGCTCGAGATCCCTCCGGGGATCGAGGACCTCTGCGCCGAGGTGGTCACCGTCGATGAGAACGGCGGTGCCAGCGGCGCGGTTCAGGCCTGCCTGGAGGACGGGTGA